The following coding sequences are from one Shumkonia mesophila window:
- the ccoS gene encoding cbb3-type cytochrome oxidase assembly protein CcoS, producing the protein MSTLLILIPVSLAFGLLALVAFLWAQRSGQFDDLDGAASRILFDDDDPPSPAKKSGPEK; encoded by the coding sequence GTGAGCACGCTGCTGATCCTGATTCCGGTTTCGCTGGCGTTCGGGCTGCTGGCCCTGGTGGCCTTCCTGTGGGCCCAGCGGTCCGGCCAGTTCGACGATCTGGACGGGGCGGCCAGCCGTATCCTTTTCGACGATGACGATCCGCCGTCCCCGGCGAAGAAGTCCGGGCCGGAGAAATAG
- a CDS encoding sulfite exporter TauE/SafE family protein: MDAFAPFVEFLGAGLGHCRAVIEDQGTLLGSLFIAGLAGGASHCIAMCGPFVLAQSVARLEALPVADMRQFHRLAGAALVPYHLGRLTTYVGLGALAAAVAGSLMTAAGLKWLSAVLLALAAALFLGYGIRRLASRLPGSSTGGEGWWSRHLGRRVRPLFERPVGVRGYGLGVALGFLPCGLLYGALTAAAASGTALGGAIVMGAFALGTVPALLVVGFAGHVIGRRWQPLMVRATPALMTLNAALLAFMAWRAVA; the protein is encoded by the coding sequence ATGGATGCTTTCGCCCCGTTCGTGGAATTCCTGGGTGCCGGCCTCGGCCATTGCCGCGCCGTCATCGAGGACCAGGGGACGCTCTTGGGCAGCCTGTTCATCGCCGGCCTGGCCGGCGGCGCCAGCCATTGCATCGCCATGTGCGGCCCCTTCGTGCTGGCCCAGTCGGTGGCCCGCCTGGAGGCGCTGCCGGTCGCCGACATGCGCCAGTTCCACCGGCTTGCCGGGGCGGCGCTGGTGCCCTACCATCTGGGACGGCTGACCACTTACGTCGGATTGGGCGCGCTGGCCGCCGCCGTGGCCGGCAGCCTGATGACGGCGGCCGGCCTCAAGTGGCTGTCGGCCGTTCTGTTGGCCCTGGCCGCCGCACTGTTTCTGGGTTATGGCATCCGCCGGCTGGCTTCGCGGCTGCCGGGATCCTCGACCGGCGGCGAAGGGTGGTGGTCGCGCCACCTGGGCCGGCGGGTCAGGCCGCTGTTCGAGCGCCCGGTCGGAGTACGCGGCTATGGGCTGGGGGTGGCCCTGGGATTCCTGCCGTGCGGGCTGCTGTACGGGGCGTTGACGGCGGCGGCGGCAAGCGGTACCGCCCTGGGCGGGGCCATCGTCATGGGCGCCTTCGCGCTGGGCACGGTGCCGGCCCTGCTGGTGGTCGGCTTCGCCGGGCACGTGATCGGGCGCCGCTGGCAGCCCCTGATGGTGCGGGCGACGCCGGCCTTGATGACGCTCAACGCGGCGCTGTTGGCGTTCATGGCCTGGCGGGCCGTCGCGTGA
- a CDS encoding SCO family protein yields MKTPLARIGIVLAVIVLIAVAGLAGRHYWGLITSAPESGAAAIGGPFTLIDESGRTVTEADFRGQPLLVYFGYTYCPDVCPTTLTAIAEALDLLGDKGHDIAVLFITVDPERDRPENLGEYVRVFHPQIVGLTGSPEQVAAAARAYRVYYAKAAQDPDDPEEYAMDHSAYTYLMGRDGKFLTHFPHGVSAKDMAERIAKLL; encoded by the coding sequence ATGAAGACACCGCTCGCCCGCATCGGAATCGTGCTCGCCGTCATCGTCCTCATCGCCGTCGCCGGGCTGGCCGGCCGGCACTATTGGGGTTTGATCACCAGCGCGCCGGAAAGCGGCGCCGCCGCCATCGGCGGCCCGTTCACCCTGATCGACGAGAGCGGCCGCACCGTTACCGAGGCCGATTTCCGGGGCCAGCCGCTGCTTGTCTATTTCGGCTACACCTACTGCCCCGACGTCTGCCCGACGACGCTCACCGCCATCGCCGAGGCCCTCGACCTGCTGGGCGACAAGGGACACGACATCGCGGTCCTGTTCATCACCGTCGATCCCGAGCGCGACCGCCCGGAAAACCTGGGAGAGTATGTCAGGGTCTTCCACCCGCAGATCGTCGGGCTGACCGGCAGCCCCGAGCAGGTGGCGGCGGCGGCCCGCGCCTATCGCGTCTATTATGCAAAGGCCGCCCAGGACCCCGACGATCCCGAGGAATATGCGATGGACCACAGCGCCTACACCTACCTGATGGGGCGGGACGGCAAGTTCCTGACCCATTTCCCTCACGGCGTTTCGGCCAAGGACATGGCCGAGCGGATCGCCAAGCTGCTGTAG
- a CDS encoding response regulator transcription factor, with the protein MPEPIVYVVDDDPAVRDSLRWLLSSVDLKVETFASAPDFLAAYRPDQLGCILVDVRMPGMSGLELQEELTARATTLPVIIITGHSDVQMAVRAMKSGAFDFIEKPFNDQALLDLVQKAIEENETMVRVRLEYDEIRERFDLLSPRERQVLEQIVAGEPNKRIAYHLGLSEKTVEAHRAKVMEKTRAGSLADLIKMATLLEAAKGNP; encoded by the coding sequence ATGCCCGAACCAATCGTCTATGTCGTCGACGATGACCCCGCCGTGCGAGACTCGTTGCGCTGGCTTTTGTCGTCGGTCGATCTCAAGGTCGAGACTTTTGCCTCCGCCCCCGACTTCCTTGCCGCCTACCGGCCCGACCAGCTCGGCTGCATCCTGGTCGACGTCCGCATGCCCGGCATGAGCGGGCTGGAATTGCAGGAGGAACTGACGGCGCGCGCGACCACGCTGCCGGTCATCATCATCACCGGCCACAGCGACGTGCAGATGGCCGTGCGGGCGATGAAGTCCGGCGCCTTCGACTTCATCGAAAAGCCGTTCAACGACCAGGCTCTCCTCGATCTTGTCCAGAAGGCCATCGAGGAAAACGAGACGATGGTTCGCGTGCGCCTGGAATACGACGAGATCCGCGAACGCTTCGACCTGCTGTCGCCCCGCGAAAGACAGGTCCTGGAACAGATCGTCGCCGGCGAACCCAACAAGCGCATCGCCTATCATCTGGGGTTGAGCGAGAAGACGGTGGAGGCGCATCGCGCCAAGGTCATGGAGAAGACTCGGGCCGGCTCGTTGGCCGATCTCATCAAGATGGCGACGCTGCTGGAGGCCGCTAAGGGGAATCCCTAA
- a CDS encoding response regulator transcription factor → MSPAGPTVYIVDDDNAVRHSLEWLLAGDDFAIRTFASAHEFLAAFDPGHPGCLVVDVRMPGMTGFELQRELAARSIDLPVIIITGHSDRQMALKAKRAGAMDFLEKPLDDRVLVKLIHKALGREEPATSETES, encoded by the coding sequence GTGTCACCAGCAGGGCCTACCGTCTATATCGTGGATGACGACAACGCGGTTCGCCACTCGCTGGAATGGCTGCTCGCCGGCGACGACTTCGCCATCCGTACCTTCGCCTCGGCCCACGAATTTCTCGCGGCCTTCGACCCCGGCCATCCGGGGTGCCTGGTCGTCGACGTCCGCATGCCCGGCATGACCGGGTTCGAATTGCAGCGGGAACTGGCGGCCCGTTCCATCGACCTTCCGGTCATCATCATCACCGGCCACAGCGACCGCCAGATGGCGCTCAAGGCCAAGCGCGCCGGCGCGATGGATTTCCTGGAAAAACCGTTGGATGACCGGGTCCTGGTGAAGCTTATCCACAAGGCACTGGGGCGCGAGGAACCGGCGACGTCCGAAACCGAGTCCTGA
- a CDS encoding response regulator: MASILVVDDEDLVRFSVRQMLEDEGHTVKEAADGVEGIAQLQSCAFDLMITDIVMPRKEGMETIAEAKQMQPDLRVIAISGGGPVGQFHYLELAKQFGADAVLAKPFKKQELIAVVDALVKRP; the protein is encoded by the coding sequence ATGGCCAGCATTCTTGTCGTCGACGACGAAGACTTGGTGCGCTTCTCGGTCCGCCAGATGCTCGAGGACGAGGGCCACACCGTCAAGGAAGCGGCCGACGGCGTCGAAGGCATCGCCCAGCTTCAAAGCTGCGCCTTCGACCTGATGATCACCGACATCGTCATGCCCCGCAAGGAGGGCATGGAAACCATCGCCGAGGCCAAGCAGATGCAGCCCGATCTGCGCGTCATCGCCATCTCGGGCGGCGGCCCGGTCGGGCAGTTCCACTACCTCGAACTGGCCAAGCAGTTCGGCGCCGACGCCGTGCTGGCCAAGCCCTTCAAAAAGCAGGAACTGATCGCCGTCGTCGACGCCCTGGTGAAGCGGCCCTAG
- a CDS encoding MarR family transcriptional regulator — MTFPLSDMQALDLWRRAVLAGVRREAPDLSARQMAVLLTVYLTSPPHTVRGLAATLNVSKPAITRALDRLGQFEMVRRKVDDVDRRNVLVQRTVKGSVFLREWGSIVSVAATELAP, encoded by the coding sequence ATGACGTTTCCGCTTTCCGATATGCAGGCCCTCGACCTGTGGCGCCGGGCGGTGCTGGCCGGCGTGCGGCGCGAGGCGCCGGACCTTTCGGCGCGGCAGATGGCGGTGCTGCTGACCGTCTATCTGACGTCGCCGCCGCATACGGTACGCGGGCTGGCCGCCACGCTCAATGTCTCCAAGCCGGCGATCACCCGGGCGCTGGACCGGCTCGGCCAGTTCGAGATGGTGCGTCGCAAGGTCGACGACGTCGACCGCCGCAACGTCCTGGTGCAGCGCACGGTCAAAGGGTCGGTTTTCCTCAGGGAATGGGGCAGCATCGTGTCGGTGGCGGCGACCGAACTCGCCCCTTGA
- a CDS encoding leucyl aminopeptidase family protein: MTQYLADGGDKNAVPLVAVTAKTLDPWLATQPEAQAAWIEAAGFDAEPGSLLAVPGDDGCLAMTLVGLDAERPLWGWAGAAARLPKGTYRLAGDGPEAVAPEVAALGWALGTYEFRRYKQKAGRGFATLEWPAGCDRGRVARLAGATRLVRDLINLPALDLGPAELAEAAAQVAAGGGADFREIIGDDLLTAGYPAIHAVGQGSPRLPRLIDITWGDAAAPKVTLVGKGVCFDTGGLDLKPASGMKWMKKDMGGAAHVLGLAAAVMDAGLPVRLRVLVPAVENSVSGQALRPHDVIRTRKGLTAEVANTDAEGRLVLADALAEAASEKPALILDFATLTGAARVALGPDLPALFCNDDGLADSLLRQARDTDDPLWRLPLFAPYRRLIDGKVADLSNAPDTPYAGAITAALFLAEFVEPSIPWAHLDLMAWNSEGRPGRPEGGEAMGLRAAYGLLAERFG; encoded by the coding sequence GTGACCCAGTATCTGGCGGACGGCGGCGATAAGAACGCGGTGCCCCTGGTGGCGGTGACGGCCAAAACGCTCGACCCCTGGCTGGCCACCCAACCCGAGGCGCAGGCGGCCTGGATCGAGGCCGCCGGATTCGATGCCGAGCCGGGCAGCCTGCTGGCCGTGCCCGGCGACGACGGGTGCCTGGCGATGACGCTGGTCGGGCTCGACGCCGAGCGGCCGCTGTGGGGCTGGGCCGGCGCCGCGGCCCGCCTGCCCAAGGGCACTTACCGCCTGGCCGGCGATGGGCCGGAAGCGGTAGCTCCCGAAGTCGCGGCGCTGGGCTGGGCGCTCGGTACTTACGAATTCCGCCGCTACAAGCAGAAGGCCGGGCGCGGCTTCGCCACTCTCGAATGGCCGGCCGGATGCGACCGCGGCCGCGTCGCCCGGCTGGCCGGCGCCACCCGGCTGGTGCGCGACCTCATCAATCTGCCGGCCCTCGACCTCGGGCCGGCCGAATTGGCCGAGGCCGCCGCCCAGGTGGCGGCCGGCGGCGGCGCCGATTTCCGCGAAATCATCGGCGACGACCTCCTCACCGCCGGCTATCCGGCCATCCACGCGGTCGGCCAGGGCAGTCCGCGCTTGCCCCGCCTGATCGACATCACGTGGGGGGATGCAGCGGCGCCCAAGGTGACGCTGGTCGGCAAGGGGGTGTGCTTCGATACCGGCGGCCTCGACCTCAAGCCGGCCTCGGGCATGAAATGGATGAAGAAGGACATGGGGGGCGCCGCCCACGTGCTGGGCCTCGCCGCGGCGGTGATGGACGCCGGCCTGCCGGTCCGCCTGCGCGTCCTCGTCCCGGCGGTGGAGAACAGCGTGTCGGGGCAGGCGCTGCGCCCGCACGACGTCATCCGCACCCGCAAGGGGCTGACCGCCGAGGTCGCCAACACCGACGCCGAAGGGCGCCTCGTGCTGGCCGACGCGCTGGCCGAGGCGGCCTCCGAGAAGCCGGCGCTGATCCTCGATTTCGCCACCCTGACCGGGGCCGCCCGGGTGGCCCTCGGCCCCGACCTGCCGGCCCTTTTTTGCAACGACGACGGCCTGGCCGACAGCCTGCTTCGCCAGGCCCGCGACACCGACGATCCGCTGTGGCGGCTGCCGCTCTTCGCGCCGTACCGCCGGCTGATCGACGGCAAAGTGGCCGACCTCTCGAACGCCCCCGACACCCCCTACGCCGGGGCCATCACGGCGGCCCTCTTCCTGGCCGAGTTCGTCGAGCCGTCGATCCCGTGGGCCCACCTCGACCTCATGGCCTGGAACAGCGAAGGGCGGCCCGGGCGGCCAGAGGGCGGCGAGGCGATGGGCCTGCGCGCCGCCTATGGCCTGCTGGCCGAACGGTTCGGCTAG
- a CDS encoding glutathione S-transferase family protein produces the protein MKMANCVLVIGNKNYSSWSLRAWLALKRTGIDFQEILVPLMRPETKAAILAHSPSGKVPLLRLGDDQVWDSLSIAETLAERFPAAGLWPAAATARATARSVSAEMHAGFMALRRALPMNLRAHLPGRPRAADAEADIARVQDIWTSCRTRFGAAGPFLFGGFTIADAFYAPVVGRFRTYDVALTDVCQAYADAVWQTPDMQAWVAAAVAEGQRIAEYEA, from the coding sequence ATGAAGATGGCAAATTGCGTGCTGGTGATCGGCAACAAGAACTATTCGTCGTGGAGTTTAAGGGCCTGGCTCGCGCTCAAGCGGACGGGAATCGACTTCCAGGAAATCCTCGTCCCCCTCATGCGGCCGGAAACGAAGGCCGCCATCCTCGCCCATTCGCCGTCGGGCAAGGTGCCGCTGTTGCGCCTGGGCGACGATCAGGTGTGGGATTCGCTTTCCATCGCCGAAACCCTGGCCGAGCGCTTCCCGGCGGCCGGCCTGTGGCCGGCCGCCGCGACGGCCCGCGCCACGGCCCGCTCGGTGTCGGCCGAAATGCACGCCGGTTTCATGGCCCTGCGCCGCGCCCTGCCGATGAACCTGCGCGCCCACCTTCCCGGCCGGCCGCGGGCCGCCGACGCGGAGGCCGACATCGCCCGCGTCCAGGACATCTGGACCTCCTGCCGGACCCGATTCGGCGCCGCCGGGCCCTTCCTGTTCGGCGGCTTCACCATCGCGGACGCCTTCTACGCCCCCGTCGTCGGGCGCTTCCGCACCTATGACGTGGCGCTGACGGACGTCTGCCAGGCGTACGCCGACGCCGTCTGGCAAACCCCCGACATGCAGGCCTGGGTGGCCGCCGCCGTCGCCGAGGGTCAAAGAATCGCCGAATACGAGGCTTAA
- a CDS encoding copper chaperone PCu(A)C has translation MNRGIFLALAIVVAGLGGGALAADMKAGPIVVSDAWARASVTPAMKTGAAFAVLANQGAEMDRLVAAESPVAERVELHTHAMDGGVMKMRRVDAIEVHPGTPTVLQPGGLHVMFIGLRAPLKEGSAIPLTLIFEKAGRIEVSTDVLAPGAMGKGPQAPMPGMGHKPAG, from the coding sequence ATGAACAGAGGGATTTTCCTGGCCTTGGCCATCGTCGTCGCCGGCCTCGGCGGCGGCGCCCTGGCGGCCGACATGAAAGCCGGTCCCATCGTGGTTTCCGATGCCTGGGCGCGCGCCTCGGTGACGCCGGCCATGAAGACCGGCGCCGCCTTCGCCGTGCTGGCCAACCAGGGGGCCGAGATGGACCGACTGGTGGCCGCCGAATCGCCGGTCGCCGAGCGGGTCGAACTGCACACCCACGCCATGGACGGCGGCGTCATGAAGATGCGCCGGGTGGACGCCATCGAGGTCCATCCCGGCACCCCCACCGTGCTGCAACCGGGCGGCCTGCACGTCATGTTCATCGGGCTGCGCGCACCCCTGAAGGAAGGCTCGGCGATCCCGCTGACGCTGATCTTCGAGAAGGCCGGCCGCATCGAGGTTTCCACCGACGTGCTGGCCCCCGGCGCCATGGGCAAAGGCCCGCAGGCGCCCATGCCGGGCATGGGGCACAAACCGGCCGGCTGA
- the nikR gene encoding nickel-responsive transcriptional regulator NikR produces the protein MERITITVDGDLLAQFDAYMKRNGYENRSEAFRDLVRGKLEGERIASGDAAFCVGCLSYIYDHHERELARRLTQAQHDHHDLNLSTLHVHLDHDTCLEAMIVQGPTEAVKSFGNGVIAERGVRHGNLHIVPADVKIGRHAHGTGSDIKTPHVHSRPRT, from the coding sequence ATGGAACGCATCACGATCACGGTGGACGGGGACCTGCTGGCGCAGTTCGACGCCTACATGAAGCGCAACGGCTATGAGAACCGCTCGGAGGCCTTCCGCGACCTGGTGCGCGGCAAGCTTGAGGGCGAGCGCATCGCCAGCGGCGACGCCGCCTTCTGCGTCGGCTGCCTGAGCTACATCTACGACCATCACGAGCGCGAACTGGCCCGCCGCCTCACCCAGGCGCAACACGACCATCACGACCTCAACCTGTCTACCCTGCACGTCCATCTCGATCACGACACCTGCCTGGAAGCCATGATCGTGCAGGGTCCGACCGAGGCGGTGAAAAGTTTCGGCAACGGGGTGATCGCCGAGCGCGGCGTCAGGCACGGCAACCTGCACATCGTGCCGGCCGACGTGAAGATCGGCCGCCACGCTCACGGAACGGGCAGCGACATCAAGACCCCCCACGTCCACAGCCGGCCGCGCACGTAA